A stretch of Mustela nigripes isolate SB6536 chromosome 6, MUSNIG.SB6536, whole genome shotgun sequence DNA encodes these proteins:
- the HAL gene encoding histidine ammonia-lyase, which translates to MPRYTVHVRGEWLAVPCRDAQLTIGWLGREALRRYVKNKPDNGGFASVDDVHFLVRRCKGLGLLDHEDLLEVALEDNEFVEVVIEGDAMSPDFIPSQPEGVYLYSKYREPEKYIALDGDSLTTEDLVNLGKGRYKIKLTPTAEKKVQKSREVIDSIVKEKTVVYGITTGFGKFARTVIPVNKLEELQVNLVRSHSSGVGKPLIPERCRMLLALRINVLAKGYSGISLETLKQVIEVFNASCLPYIPEKGTVGASGDLAPLSHLALGLIGEGRMWSPKSGWADAKYVLEAHGLKPIVLKPKEGLALINGTQMITSLGCEAVERASAIARQADIVAALTLEVLKGTTKAFDTDIHAVRPHRGQIEVAFRFRSLLDSDHHPSEIAESHRFCDRVQDAYTLRCCPQVHGIVNDTIAFVKNIITTELNSATDNPMVFASRGETISGGNFHGEYPAKALDYLAIGVHELAAISERRIERLCNPSLSELPAFLVAEGGLNSGFMIAHCTAAALVSENKVLCHPSSVDSLSTSAATEDHVSMGGWAARKALRVIEHVEQVLAIELLAACQGIEFLRPLRTTTPLEKVYDLVRSVVRPWIKDRFMAPDIEAAHRLLVEQKVWEVAAPYIEKYRMEHIPESRPVSPTAFSLESLHKKSTKIPESGDL; encoded by the exons ATGCCCAGGTACACGGTGCACGTGCGCGGAGAATGGCTGGCCGTGCCCTGCCGGGATGCGCAGCTCACCATCGGCTGGCTAGGCCGTGAGGCTCTCAGGAGGTACGTCAAGAATAAGCCAGACAATGGTGGCTTTGCCTCCGTGGATGATGTGCACTTCCTCGTGCGCCGGTGCAAGGGCCTGGGCCTGCTGGACCACGAGGACCTGCTGGAGGTGGCCCTGGAGGACAACGAGTTCGTGGAAGTGG TTATAGAAGGCGACGCCATGTCTCCCGACTTCATCCCATCACAACCAGAAGGAGTTTACCT ATATAGCAAGTACCGAGAGCCTGAAAAG TACATTGCCTTAGATGGGGACAGCCTGACCACAGAGGATCTGGTCAACTTGGGGAAAGGACGCTACAAAATAAAG CTCACCCCAACTGCTGAAAAGAAGGTGCAAAAATCCAGGGAAGTCATAGATAGCATCGTGAAAGAAAAAACTg TTGTTTATGGTATAACTACAGGTTTTGGGAAATTTGCCAGAACTGTAATTCCGGTCAATAAGCTAGA aGAGCTTCAGGTCAACTTAGTACGTTCACATTCTTCAG GTGTTGGGAAACCACTAATCCCTGAGAGGTGTCGGATGCTCTTGGCTTTAAGGATCAATGTCTTAGCCAAGGGGTACAGTGGCATTTCCCTGGAGACCCTCAAGCAAGTTATTGAAGTATTTAACG cctcctgcctgccctACATTCCAGAGAAAGGAACCGTTGGCGCCAGTGGAGACCTTGCCCCACTGTCTCATCTTGCTCTTGGGCTCATTGGAGAAGGGAGGATGTGGTCTCCAAAGAGTGGCTGGGCTGATGCGAAATAC GTCCTGGAAGCTCATGGATTGAAACCAATTGTTTTGAAACCAAAAGAG GGCCTGGCGCTCATCAATGGGACACAGATGATCACCTCCCTGGGCTGTGAAGCCGTGGAGAGAGCCAGTGCTATTGCACGCCAGGCCGACATCGTGGCGGCCTTGACCCTGGAGGTGCTGAAAGGCACCACCAAAGCCTTCGATACCG ACATTCACGCGGTTCGCCCTCACCGTGGGCAAATTGAAGTTGCTTTCCGGTTTCGGTCACTCTTGGACTCAGATCACCACCCATCTGAAATAGCAG AGAGTCACAGGTTTTGTGATCGGGTTCAGGATGCGTACACCTTACGCTGCTGTCCACAG GTCCACGGTATAGTGAATGACACGATAGCATTCGTGAAGAACATCATTACCACAGAACTCAACAGTGCAACAGATAATCCT ATGGTTTTCGCCAGCAGAGGTGAGACTATTTCTGGAGGAAACTTCCATGGTGAATACCCAGCCAAA GCCCTAGATTATTTGGCCATTGGAGTCCATGAACTTGCTGCGATTAGtgaaagaagaattgaaagaCTCTGTAACCCCTCCCTCAGCGAGCTGCCTGCCTTCCTGGTGGCTGAAGGTGGTCTCAACTCCGGGTTCATGATTGCGCACTGCACCGCGGCAGCCCTTG TGTCTGAGAACAAGGTTCTGTGCCACCCCTCGTCTGTGGACTCTCTCTCCACCAGCGCCGCCACGGAGGACCACGTCTCCATGGGAGGATGGGCAGCAAGGAAGGCCCTTCGGGTCATCGAGCACGTAGAACAAG TGCTGGCCATCGAACTCCTCGCAGCCTGCCAGGGCATAGAATTTCTACGCCCCCTGAGAACAACCACTCCTCTGGAGAAGGTCTACGACCTCGTGCGCTCTGTTGTAAG GCCCTGGATAAAAGATCGCTTCATGGCTCCAGACATTGAGGCAGCACACAGGCTGCTCGTCGAGCAGAAG